A region from the Gemmatimonadota bacterium genome encodes:
- a CDS encoding type II toxin-antitoxin system Phd/YefM family antitoxin, with amino-acid sequence MEVYTYSEARQKLSSVLDKAESAGKVLIRRKDGRTYALMPERPTASPLDVPSIDADISTQDVVTLVRQQRGRIRGWRQRAQ; translated from the coding sequence ATGGAAGTATATACATACTCGGAAGCCAGACAAAAACTCTCCAGCGTACTCGACAAAGCTGAGTCAGCGGGTAAGGTCCTTATACGGAGAAAAGACGGCAGGACTTATGCCCTGATGCCAGAACGTCCCACCGCGTCACCACTGGATGTTCCTTCAATTGACGCAGACATCTCTACGCAGGACGTCGTCACACTTGTCAGGCAACAGAGGGGTAGAATAAGAGGGTGGCGTCAACGCGCCCAATAA
- a CDS encoding zinc-binding dehydrogenase: MPLEVCALSPEKMELREYEVPKVGTGQMKVQSLYAAAKHGTELSGIKGDSAKRGPYDPELQVFPNTGKGRSSRTGNMFIGTVISEGVDRFAEGDVVLSYGPFREVHVISTERCWKVPEGFSWKSAVCLDPADFAMCAIRDGQVRVGDAVAVFGMGAIGLMVVQIAKLSGAYPIIAVDPLENRQKVAQICGADLILDPTTCDAGVEIKKATGNRGVDVAIDYSANVHALQAAIRGVAFGGNVVAGAAPAPYGPGLDLGAEAHYNRPNLIFSRSCSDPNREYPRWDEKRVYATCWRLLTEGKLTGEPIVTPIVAFADLVAEYPKITSNPEQNIKLGAYFK, encoded by the coding sequence ATGCCACTGGAAGTATGTGCCCTATCACCCGAAAAGATGGAACTGCGGGAATACGAGGTACCAAAAGTAGGAACAGGACAGATGAAAGTGCAGAGCCTGTACGCTGCGGCCAAGCACGGAACCGAGTTATCGGGGATAAAAGGTGACAGCGCGAAACGCGGACCTTATGATCCGGAACTCCAGGTATTCCCAAACACGGGCAAAGGGCGGTCGTCTCGGACGGGCAATATGTTTATAGGCACTGTAATCAGCGAGGGCGTAGATAGGTTCGCAGAAGGCGACGTAGTGCTGAGCTACGGACCATTTAGAGAAGTCCATGTCATCTCGACCGAACGGTGCTGGAAAGTACCAGAAGGATTTTCGTGGAAATCCGCGGTCTGTTTGGACCCGGCGGATTTTGCCATGTGTGCGATCAGAGATGGACAGGTGAGAGTCGGAGACGCTGTGGCCGTATTTGGGATGGGAGCCATTGGCCTGATGGTCGTACAAATCGCCAAATTATCCGGGGCATATCCAATCATCGCGGTCGATCCATTGGAAAACCGCCAAAAAGTGGCTCAAATCTGCGGTGCCGACCTGATCCTCGATCCCACAACCTGTGATGCAGGCGTAGAAATCAAAAAAGCAACCGGGAACCGGGGCGTGGATGTGGCAATTGACTACAGCGCCAATGTACACGCCCTGCAAGCAGCCATACGCGGCGTGGCATTTGGCGGCAATGTGGTAGCTGGCGCTGCGCCAGCACCTTATGGTCCCGGGCTGGATCTTGGCGCAGAAGCGCATTACAACCGCCCCAATCTCATATTTTCGCGGTCCTGCAGCGACCCCAACCGCGAATATCCCCGATGGGACGAAAAACGCGTTTACGCCACTTGCTGGCGACTGCTCACCGAAGGCAAACTGACGGGCGAACCCATTGTAACGCCCATAGTCGCTTTTGCAGACCTCGTCGCAGAATATCCCAAAATCACCAGCAACCCCGAGCAGAATATTAAATTAGGAGCTTATTTCAAATAG
- a CDS encoding class I fructose-bisphosphate aldolase: MAVAVQSGIDKIADYLGNEADDLLDYEALVNKNFLTLPGPDFIDRVFADSDRTIPVLNNLQRLYGAGRLSGTGYISILPIDQGIEHSGGASFAPNPIYFDPENIVKLAIEGGCNAVATTLGVLGMVARQYAHKIPFILKFNHNQLLTYPSQYDQVVFGQVEQAREMGCAGVGATIYFGSPESNRQIVEISEAFARAHELGLFTVLWCYLRNSAFATDDIDYHEAADLTGQANHLGVTIGADIIKQKLPTNNNGYTALNFGRTHDKVYTELTSDHPIDLCRYQVVNCYMGKAGLINSGGASSGASDYAEAVRTAVINKRAGGTGLISGRKAFQRPMHEGIQLLNDIQDVYLCSDVTIS, translated from the coding sequence ATGGCAGTTGCTGTTCAAAGTGGCATTGACAAAATCGCGGACTACCTCGGCAATGAAGCCGACGACTTGCTCGATTATGAAGCACTGGTAAATAAAAACTTTCTCACACTACCCGGTCCCGACTTTATCGACCGGGTCTTTGCAGACTCTGACCGCACCATTCCCGTGCTCAACAACCTGCAACGCCTCTACGGTGCGGGACGGCTCTCGGGCACCGGGTACATTTCCATTCTACCCATCGATCAGGGCATCGAACACTCTGGCGGCGCGTCCTTTGCCCCCAACCCCATCTACTTTGACCCCGAAAACATCGTCAAACTCGCCATAGAAGGGGGTTGTAATGCCGTGGCAACCACACTGGGCGTACTCGGAATGGTCGCCCGCCAATACGCCCATAAAATCCCCTTTATCCTCAAATTTAACCACAATCAATTACTCACGTACCCATCCCAATACGACCAGGTCGTATTTGGCCAGGTCGAACAAGCCAGGGAAATGGGGTGTGCGGGTGTAGGCGCCACAATTTATTTTGGCTCACCCGAATCCAACCGACAAATTGTCGAAATCAGCGAAGCATTTGCCCGCGCACACGAACTGGGGCTATTTACCGTACTGTGGTGCTATTTGCGCAACTCGGCATTTGCGACCGACGACATCGACTACCACGAAGCCGCGGACCTCACAGGACAGGCCAACCACCTCGGTGTCACCATTGGCGCAGACATCATCAAACAAAAATTGCCGACCAACAACAACGGTTACACAGCCCTGAATTTTGGACGCACCCACGACAAAGTCTATACCGAACTCACATCTGATCATCCCATTGACCTGTGCCGCTATCAGGTCGTCAATTGTTACATGGGCAAAGCCGGACTGATCAATTCCGGGGGCGCATCCTCAGGCGCCAGTGATTATGCCGAAGCCGTGCGAACCGCTGTAATCAACAAACGCGCCGGAGGCACCGGCCTCATCTCTGGGCGCAAGGCATTTCAACGCCCCATGCACGAAGGCATCCAACTCCTCAACGACATCCAGGACGTCTATCTCTGCTCCGATGTAACCATCTCCTGA
- a CDS encoding sulfatase-like hydrolase/transferase: MSDKPNILIIMSDEHAPQYSSIHGHLLVQSPNMERLADMGVTFDNAYCNSPICGPSRMSFMTGRYINRIGTYDNGFPMSSDTVTWAHRLRNVGYDVVISGKQHFCGLDQLHGFRTQLARDLHAELWTKNGVPRGEGNWDAGVVEAQRPWGGIAQAGPGTTTEIQVDDQVEEAALAYIKDPARKEQPWCINVGFIAPHFPLVVPRRFWDMYPRDQIDMPEIPEGHLENMHPVYKRLRLMFGMTDFPEELVRRGRSGYYGLITYLDEKIGRLIDALEETGQLENTIIVHTSDHGEMNGEHGMWRKSNMYEASSRVPLQIVWPGHIPGGLRVAQNVSLVDLVATIIEAAGASLDIAPLDGDSLLPLINGETETWKDEAFCEYLAHGVIHPVGMLKKGDYKLNMSPGDPLELFNIAEDPNEFNDLSESAQHQEIRDAMRDRLLEIWGDPEGIEQQVLKSQRERRFITAASGGR; encoded by the coding sequence ATGTCTGATAAGCCCAATATTCTGATTATTATGTCTGATGAGCACGCCCCTCAATACAGCAGTATTCACGGGCATTTACTGGTGCAATCGCCCAATATGGAGCGTCTGGCCGATATGGGGGTCACGTTTGATAATGCGTATTGCAATTCGCCGATTTGCGGTCCGTCGCGAATGTCATTTATGACGGGGCGTTATATCAATCGCATTGGTACTTATGACAATGGTTTTCCCATGTCGTCGGATACGGTTACGTGGGCGCATCGCTTGCGAAATGTCGGTTACGATGTTGTGATATCGGGTAAACAGCACTTTTGTGGTCTTGATCAATTGCACGGTTTTCGCACGCAACTCGCGCGCGATTTGCATGCGGAATTGTGGACAAAGAATGGTGTTCCGCGCGGCGAGGGCAATTGGGATGCGGGGGTTGTTGAAGCTCAGAGGCCCTGGGGCGGTATTGCCCAAGCGGGGCCAGGTACAACGACTGAGATACAGGTTGATGATCAGGTTGAAGAGGCTGCTCTCGCGTATATCAAAGATCCCGCTCGCAAAGAACAGCCCTGGTGTATCAATGTGGGGTTTATTGCACCCCATTTTCCGCTTGTGGTTCCGCGGCGGTTCTGGGACATGTATCCGCGCGATCAAATTGATATGCCCGAAATTCCCGAGGGCCATCTGGAAAATATGCACCCGGTTTACAAACGCCTGCGCCTGATGTTTGGTATGACCGATTTTCCTGAAGAACTTGTGCGGAGGGGACGCTCGGGTTATTACGGACTTATCACGTATTTGGACGAAAAAATAGGCCGGCTTATCGATGCGCTCGAAGAAACCGGCCAGCTTGAGAATACGATTATTGTGCATACCTCAGATCACGGGGAAATGAATGGTGAACACGGCATGTGGCGCAAATCAAATATGTATGAGGCGTCCTCCCGCGTGCCTCTTCAGATTGTCTGGCCCGGGCATATTCCGGGTGGTTTGCGCGTCGCGCAAAATGTTTCACTCGTCGATCTCGTCGCTACCATAATCGAAGCTGCTGGTGCTTCGCTGGATATTGCGCCCCTTGACGGCGATAGCCTTTTGCCGTTGATCAATGGCGAGACTGAGACCTGGAAGGACGAAGCCTTTTGTGAATACCTCGCGCACGGTGTTATCCACCCCGTGGGCATGCTCAAGAAGGGCGATTACAAACTCAATATGAGCCCGGGAGATCCGCTTGAGTTGTTCAATATTGCAGAAGATCCGAATGAGTTTAACGATCTGTCAGAGTCGGCACAACACCAAGAAATACGCGATGCCATGCGCGACCGGCTATTGGAAATTTGGGGCGATCCAGAAGGTATTGAACAACAGGTGCTCAAAAGTCAAAGGGAGAGGCGGTTTATTACGGCGGCGAGTGGGGGGAGATGA
- the selB gene encoding selenocysteine-specific translation elongation factor, whose protein sequence is MAHVIIGTAGHIDHGKTALVKALTGIETDTLPEERDRGVTIDIGFAYWKDNVTIIDVPGHERFVKNMVTGVCTVDLALFVVAADDGVMPQTREHLGILNLLGVPRGIVVLTKVDLVEEEWLELVEEELREVFADTFLEDAPIVPVSSITGEGIDALRAAVEAEVARVEVRPDQGIFRLPVDRTFSVQGFGTVVTGTVISGDVRVRDELSLLPAGKGVRVRGVQTHGRDVDVAQVGARAAINISGVEVDEVSRGDLLAQPGYFETTYMIDARLHMLPDAPAHVTNRTRVHLLMGPREVLARVVLLEGETLLPGESQLVQLRLEEPGVAARGDRFVIRRYSPVQTLGGGVVLDPQPVKHRRFRDDVNDALRELEQDDPTQVLLTRLKAARLQPRTVLQLASEMAVSASGIEGQLTALANSGDVVSFVQAGKAMYVHAMCWRELLDGIGDAMRVFHEAHPLRPGARREELRALVKGTPSDDLFAQGVEYLVREGILRSDNALIGLRDYKIALTPQQEEIRDAIVRVLKDGGTTPEDLKTLPDAIQVNASSVRDVVSAMQAMGNLVRLDDTLLFHPEVMEEVARQLVDYLKENGEIDVSTFRSLIGTTRKFAVPLLNYFDTQGITIRQGDVRVLG, encoded by the coding sequence ATGGCGCATGTGATTATTGGAACGGCCGGGCATATTGATCACGGCAAGACGGCACTGGTTAAGGCATTGACGGGTATTGAGACCGATACTTTGCCCGAGGAGCGCGATCGCGGCGTGACCATTGATATTGGTTTTGCGTATTGGAAAGATAATGTGACCATTATCGATGTGCCCGGGCACGAGCGGTTTGTCAAGAATATGGTGACGGGGGTGTGTACGGTTGATCTGGCACTTTTTGTGGTGGCTGCCGATGATGGGGTGATGCCGCAGACGCGCGAGCATCTGGGTATTTTGAATCTTTTGGGCGTGCCCCGCGGTATTGTGGTGTTGACTAAAGTTGATCTGGTAGAAGAAGAGTGGCTGGAGCTGGTGGAAGAGGAATTGCGGGAGGTGTTTGCAGATACATTTTTGGAGGATGCACCGATTGTGCCCGTATCGTCGATCACGGGTGAGGGGATCGATGCGTTGCGCGCGGCGGTTGAGGCGGAGGTTGCAAGGGTTGAGGTACGGCCAGACCAGGGTATTTTTCGCTTGCCCGTTGATCGCACTTTTTCCGTGCAGGGATTTGGAACTGTGGTGACGGGTACTGTGATTTCAGGGGATGTGCGCGTGCGAGACGAATTGTCGCTGTTGCCAGCGGGCAAAGGTGTTCGAGTGCGCGGCGTGCAAACGCATGGGCGGGATGTGGATGTGGCACAGGTGGGCGCGCGCGCGGCTATTAATATAAGCGGGGTCGAAGTAGATGAAGTGTCGCGGGGTGATCTTCTGGCACAACCGGGGTATTTTGAGACGACGTATATGATCGATGCGCGCTTGCACATGCTACCCGATGCACCCGCGCATGTGACAAATCGCACGCGCGTACATCTGCTTATGGGACCGCGAGAGGTTTTGGCTCGCGTGGTGTTGCTTGAAGGTGAGACATTGTTGCCGGGTGAGTCGCAACTGGTGCAGTTGCGACTGGAGGAACCGGGCGTTGCCGCGCGGGGAGACCGTTTTGTGATTCGGCGGTATTCACCGGTGCAAACGCTGGGCGGTGGCGTGGTGCTGGATCCGCAACCCGTGAAGCATCGGCGGTTTCGGGATGATGTCAATGATGCACTGCGGGAATTGGAGCAGGATGATCCCACACAGGTTTTGTTGACGCGCTTAAAGGCCGCGCGATTGCAACCGCGAACTGTACTGCAACTCGCGTCTGAGATGGCGGTGTCTGCGAGTGGGATTGAGGGTCAGTTAACTGCGCTCGCCAATTCGGGTGATGTGGTTTCTTTTGTTCAGGCGGGTAAAGCGATGTATGTCCACGCGATGTGCTGGCGGGAATTGCTGGACGGGATTGGCGATGCGATGCGGGTTTTTCACGAGGCGCATCCCCTCCGGCCAGGTGCGAGACGCGAGGAGCTTCGCGCATTGGTGAAGGGGACGCCGTCTGACGATTTGTTTGCGCAGGGTGTTGAATATCTCGTTCGCGAAGGTATCTTAAGAAGCGATAACGCGCTGATCGGGTTGCGCGATTACAAAATTGCGTTGACGCCCCAACAAGAGGAAATTCGCGATGCGATTGTGCGGGTATTAAAAGATGGGGGGACGACGCCTGAGGACTTGAAGACGCTGCCCGATGCAATTCAGGTCAATGCCAGCTCTGTGCGAGATGTGGTGTCGGCGATGCAGGCTATGGGAAATCTGGTGCGCCTGGACGATACGTTGCTCTTTCATCCGGAGGTGATGGAAGAGGTGGCGCGGCAACTGGTCGATTATCTGAAAGAAAATGGGGAGATCGATGTATCGACTTTTCGCAGTCTGATCGGCACCACGCGCAAATTTGCCGTGCCGCTGTTGAATTATTTCGATACCCAGGGCATAACCATCCGGCAAGGGGATGTGCGGGTGTTGGGATGA
- a CDS encoding L-seryl-tRNA(Sec) selenium transferase, which translates to MNGDLKKNVDYSIIPGVDRVLNEQAIQTLSKHCGTSVLTDMIRQAIDRVRGMMRDGESVGKSREALIKWIVGDVQIQLADQLAPNLRRVVNATGVILHTNLGRAPLSDVAVKHIADIAGSYSNLELDLDTGQRGSRTTLVEKLLCELTGAEAAAIANNNAAAVLLTLNTLAGGKEAIVSRGQLVEIGGSFRIPDIMSRSGAQLVEVGTTNRTHLSDYENALTENTGVMLAVHPSNYKVMGFTAEVALEDMVVLGRQRGVPVAHDLGGGVLVNLRDYGLPYEPLVSDSISAGADVVMFSGDKVLGGPQCGIIVGKQNVVEQIRKNPLMRALRCGKLTYAALEATLKLFLNPEALAREHPTLRMLTEPVGMLERRGQKLLRMIGELEGFSCELVDSQAQTGSGALPLENIPSVAVAISGGDILSLSNALRRYDPPVICYVRGDQLFLDLRTIRDDEVSIVGDAVQKGARG; encoded by the coding sequence ATGAATGGTGATTTAAAAAAGAATGTAGATTATTCAATTATTCCCGGTGTGGATAGGGTGCTCAATGAACAGGCGATTCAGACGCTTTCAAAGCACTGTGGGACGTCTGTTTTGACCGATATGATTCGGCAGGCGATAGACCGCGTGCGGGGGATGATGCGCGATGGCGAATCGGTGGGGAAGTCTCGTGAGGCGTTGATTAAATGGATTGTTGGGGATGTGCAGATCCAATTGGCAGACCAGCTTGCGCCAAATCTCAGGCGTGTTGTGAACGCGACCGGGGTTATCTTGCACACCAATTTGGGACGCGCGCCTCTGTCCGATGTTGCGGTGAAACATATTGCCGATATTGCTGGTTCGTATAGCAATCTGGAGTTGGATCTGGATACTGGACAACGCGGATCGCGTACGACGCTTGTGGAAAAATTGTTGTGTGAGTTGACCGGCGCCGAGGCCGCTGCGATTGCAAATAACAATGCAGCGGCTGTTTTGTTGACGTTAAATACACTGGCTGGGGGCAAAGAGGCGATTGTGTCGCGCGGGCAACTGGTCGAAATTGGGGGATCGTTCCGCATTCCCGATATTATGTCGCGCAGTGGGGCGCAACTCGTCGAGGTGGGGACGACCAATCGCACTCATTTGAGCGATTACGAAAACGCTTTGACGGAAAATACTGGGGTGATGCTGGCGGTGCATCCGAGCAATTACAAGGTGATGGGGTTTACCGCCGAAGTTGCACTGGAAGATATGGTGGTGTTGGGACGACAACGCGGCGTGCCTGTGGCGCACGATTTGGGCGGCGGTGTGCTGGTCAATTTGCGGGATTACGGATTGCCCTACGAGCCGCTGGTATCTGATAGTATTTCCGCCGGGGCAGATGTGGTGATGTTTAGTGGTGACAAGGTTCTCGGCGGGCCTCAGTGTGGGATTATTGTGGGGAAACAAAATGTCGTAGAACAAATTCGCAAAAATCCCTTGATGCGCGCGTTGCGTTGTGGAAAGCTGACGTATGCCGCGCTGGAGGCGACGTTGAAGTTGTTTTTAAATCCAGAGGCATTAGCGCGCGAACATCCCACACTTCGCATGTTGACGGAGCCTGTGGGAATGCTTGAGCGGCGTGGTCAGAAGTTGTTGCGGATGATCGGTGAACTTGAGGGTTTTTCATGTGAATTGGTCGATTCTCAGGCTCAAACTGGCAGTGGTGCGCTGCCTTTGGAAAATATCCCGAGTGTTGCAGTCGCAATTTCCGGTGGCGATATTTTGTCCCTTTCCAATGCGTTGCGCCGCTATGATCCGCCCGTTATTTGCTATGTGCGCGGTGACCAGTTATTTCTGGATTTGCGCACGATCAGAGATGACGAGGTGAGTATTGTGGGCGATGCGGTACAAAAAGGAGCGCGGGGTTGA
- a CDS encoding GWxTD domain-containing protein, whose protein sequence is MQAILTGFLTLCALSTTLWAQEGGFDDPLLVQAVQAQSVRDYAKAQALFEEYIKDLSEEEQALYRDLAQVAFPDDLEIYRDADTEKRAELIDRFWRRLDPSPLTKANERLIEHYRRVAYARQYYGQGQFPWDDRGEVYVRFGKPDHTSKSGDIQNEMDREIQDARQNYVNRRRIALRIRPGQPIFPVPAMSWWEYWVYADLEGGTEFDFVRRGKGNRYEFAPMPEGLSLSLTTDLLAYQSEVVLRQVAAHQPSVYDADIAELPVDFYYFPAGFRGEDGATRLEIYYGLPAEEMARLPIDEKTDQVMLDRGLAMFDSLWTEVYRLQDQLTFQAPSDQQVLDGAFIPGVLAFEIEAGLHYLSFQIRDVVSGKSQVYQQSLAVSDFSQRDDLLMSDIALAFFVGPSEEQGPFQKRGLKIIPMASKAFRPDQNAFVYFEVYNLKRDEFGRTRYRVDYSFRAQEKGIAPIRALRGLGRMLRLQEKRREVVISYEQSGDTIEDTAYVELDLKDAEPGGQEVRVKVTDLLADRDVKKEIAFKIVP, encoded by the coding sequence ATGCAGGCGATATTGACGGGTTTTCTGACACTGTGTGCGTTGAGTACAACGCTTTGGGCGCAGGAGGGCGGTTTTGACGATCCGCTATTGGTACAGGCGGTTCAGGCGCAGTCCGTTCGGGATTATGCGAAGGCGCAGGCGCTGTTTGAAGAGTATATCAAAGACCTGTCAGAAGAAGAGCAGGCGCTCTATCGCGATTTGGCGCAGGTGGCATTTCCCGATGATCTGGAAATTTACCGGGATGCGGATACAGAGAAACGCGCAGAGTTGATCGACCGCTTTTGGCGACGCCTGGATCCCTCGCCGTTGACAAAGGCAAATGAACGGCTCATTGAGCATTACCGGCGCGTGGCGTATGCGCGGCAATATTACGGTCAGGGACAGTTCCCGTGGGATGATCGGGGCGAGGTTTATGTGCGGTTTGGCAAACCCGATCACACGAGCAAGTCGGGCGATATTCAAAATGAGATGGATCGTGAGATACAGGATGCGCGGCAAAATTACGTGAATCGCAGACGCATTGCTCTGAGGATCAGGCCCGGACAACCCATTTTTCCCGTGCCAGCGATGTCGTGGTGGGAATACTGGGTGTATGCGGATTTGGAGGGGGGTACAGAGTTCGATTTTGTGCGCCGCGGCAAGGGGAACAGGTATGAATTTGCTCCGATGCCCGAGGGCTTGAGTCTGTCTTTGACAACGGATTTGCTGGCGTATCAGAGCGAGGTGGTTTTGCGGCAAGTGGCAGCGCATCAGCCCTCTGTTTACGATGCAGATATTGCCGAGCTTCCCGTTGATTTTTATTATTTTCCCGCTGGGTTTCGCGGCGAAGATGGCGCGACGCGGCTGGAAATCTACTATGGATTGCCAGCGGAGGAAATGGCGCGGTTGCCCATTGATGAAAAAACCGATCAGGTGATGCTGGACCGGGGTCTTGCGATGTTTGATAGCCTGTGGACAGAGGTCTATCGCTTGCAGGATCAATTGACATTTCAGGCGCCGTCAGACCAGCAAGTGTTGGATGGGGCGTTTATTCCGGGTGTGCTCGCGTTTGAGATTGAAGCGGGGTTGCACTATCTCTCTTTCCAGATCCGCGATGTAGTGTCGGGAAAATCGCAGGTGTATCAGCAATCATTGGCCGTATCAGATTTTTCGCAGCGCGATGATTTGTTGATGAGCGATATTGCCCTTGCATTTTTTGTTGGGCCGAGTGAAGAGCAAGGTCCGTTTCAAAAACGCGGATTAAAAATTATTCCAATGGCGTCAAAGGCGTTTCGCCCAGATCAAAATGCATTTGTCTATTTTGAAGTGTACAATTTGAAACGCGATGAATTTGGACGAACGAGGTATCGCGTGGACTATTCTTTTCGCGCTCAGGAAAAAGGGATTGCGCCGATTCGCGCGTTGCGCGGGTTGGGTCGCATGTTGCGCTTGCAAGAGAAGCGCCGAGAAGTGGTGATTTCCTATGAGCAATCGGGTGATACTATAGAAGATACGGCGTATGTCGAATTGGATTTGAAAGACGCCGAGCCGGGCGGTCAAGAAGTCCGCGTCAAAGTGACGGATTTGCTGGCGGATCGCGATGTGAAGAAGGAGATTGCGTTTAAGATTGTGCCGTAG
- a CDS encoding type II toxin-antitoxin system VapC family toxin → MNIVIDTSAIIAVIVAEPERDAIIAATSGHTLIGPGSIPWEIGNAFSAMIKQRRIGVADAQRGLEILDSIPLQYVNVDMANVLSIAAKVNAYAYDAYLLDCALRHAAPLLTLDRTLRRAADALGINLVNLEG, encoded by the coding sequence ATGAACATTGTAATTGATACGTCAGCGATTATTGCGGTGATTGTAGCCGAGCCTGAAAGAGACGCGATTATCGCAGCTACATCGGGTCACACACTCATTGGTCCCGGTTCTATTCCCTGGGAAATTGGAAATGCTTTCTCCGCGATGATCAAACAACGTCGTATTGGTGTCGCGGATGCACAACGGGGTCTGGAGATTCTCGATAGTATCCCGCTGCAATACGTGAACGTTGACATGGCAAATGTTCTGTCCATCGCAGCCAAGGTGAATGCATACGCATACGACGCGTACTTATTGGACTGCGCCTTGCGGCATGCAGCGCCCTTATTAACGCTGGATCGAACACTTAGACGGGCTGCAGACGCACTCGGTATCAATCTCGTTAATTTGGAGGGGTAA
- the mazG gene encoding nucleoside triphosphate pyrophosphohydrolase, with translation MSNLEQLINIMAQLRGPAGCPWDKEQTHQSLKPYLIEEAYELLEAIDCNDDGEIKEELGDLLLQVVFHAQIASEENRFTIDDVAEAIADKLIRRHPHVFGDTQADTPDEVIKNWEAIKAEEKPDKKASLLDGVPQHLPALLKARRLQEKAARVGFEWEHIADVAQKVREETEELMHARETGAIEKIQEEFGDLLFALVNLARFLQICPDEALIQTNRKFQSRFQYIETELCKQGKTPDDATLEEMDALWEAAKKENQPQKS, from the coding sequence ATGTCCAACTTGGAGCAACTTATCAATATCATGGCGCAATTGAGAGGGCCTGCGGGCTGCCCGTGGGACAAAGAGCAAACGCACCAAAGTCTGAAACCCTATCTCATTGAAGAAGCCTATGAACTCCTCGAGGCGATTGACTGCAATGACGATGGCGAAATCAAAGAAGAACTGGGCGACCTCTTGCTACAAGTCGTCTTTCACGCGCAAATCGCCAGTGAAGAAAACCGATTTACCATAGACGATGTAGCCGAAGCCATCGCCGACAAACTCATCCGCCGCCATCCGCATGTTTTTGGCGACACACAAGCCGATACACCCGACGAAGTCATCAAAAATTGGGAAGCCATCAAAGCCGAAGAAAAACCCGACAAAAAAGCCTCTCTACTCGACGGCGTACCGCAACACCTGCCAGCACTATTGAAAGCGCGCAGACTTCAGGAAAAAGCTGCACGGGTGGGATTTGAATGGGAACACATTGCAGATGTGGCTCAAAAAGTAAGGGAAGAAACAGAAGAATTAATGCACGCACGAGAAACCGGCGCAATAGAAAAGATCCAGGAAGAATTTGGAGACTTGCTATTTGCCCTGGTCAATCTCGCTCGATTTCTCCAAATATGCCCCGATGAAGCACTCATACAAACCAACAGAAAATTTCAATCGCGCTTCCAGTACATCGAAACCGAACTGTGCAAGCAGGGCAAAACACCTGATGACGCTACACTTGAAGAAATGGACGCGCTTTGGGAAGCCGCAAAAAAAGAGAATCAGCCCCAAAAATCGTAG
- a CDS encoding radical SAM protein, whose translation MPSLHIDETSVRSVLVPQNPPGEPITEYTLNPYSGCGMGCAYCYVMKFPFAYEYPKAWGEWVQPKMNAPFLLGKARAKIYGRKIFMGSATDPYQYIERKYRLSRRCLKVLVDCNLKALTVHTRSHLILDDLDLLTQFGSRLRVGFSVPTNDDRVRKRTEPKAPKIGVRLKAMKQLREAGIHVTASLAPVLYCQPRQFAEQIAEAADGVYFGKMDYTDRTGIASMPKARRYFNSLTYRELIAELKAELINVGMLKSEK comes from the coding sequence ATGCCATCATTGCACATTGACGAGACCAGTGTAAGGTCGGTACTCGTGCCTCAAAATCCACCCGGCGAACCCATAACTGAATACACACTCAACCCCTATTCCGGCTGTGGCATGGGATGTGCCTATTGCTATGTGATGAAATTTCCATTCGCCTACGAATATCCCAAAGCATGGGGTGAGTGGGTACAGCCAAAAATGAACGCGCCTTTTTTGTTAGGCAAGGCGCGTGCCAAAATTTATGGGCGCAAAATTTTCATGGGATCAGCAACCGATCCCTATCAATACATCGAGCGGAAATATCGATTGAGCCGACGCTGTTTAAAAGTGCTGGTGGATTGCAATCTGAAGGCTCTAACCGTGCATACGCGCAGTCATCTGATTTTGGACGACCTGGATTTATTGACGCAATTTGGTAGTCGATTGCGAGTGGGATTTTCCGTGCCGACGAATGACGACCGGGTTCGCAAACGCACAGAGCCAAAAGCACCGAAAATCGGCGTGCGTCTCAAAGCGATGAAACAATTGCGTGAGGCTGGCATTCACGTCACCGCATCTCTTGCCCCCGTACTGTATTGTCAACCGCGCCAATTCGCCGAACAAATAGCCGAAGCAGCCGACGGGGTGTATTTTGGCAAGATGGATTATACAGATAGGACTGGAATAGCATCCATGCCAAAAGCGCGACGCTATTTTAACAGTCTTACATATCGAGAATTGATTGCAGAACTCAAAGCGGAATTGATCAATGTAGGGATGTTGAAAAGCGAAAAATGA